A region of Daphnia carinata strain CSIRO-1 chromosome 10, CSIRO_AGI_Dcar_HiC_V3, whole genome shotgun sequence DNA encodes the following proteins:
- the LOC130699508 gene encoding phorbol ester/diacylglycerol-binding protein unc-13-like isoform X2 — translation MSLLSVTVKRAKFAGPSANQLNTYVTLQLQNVKSTTITVKGANPAWEQDFLFETNCLDTGLLIEVWNKGLIWDKAMGHYWLPLHQVPYSNEEGTGQWMSLDAEQIMENGVVVGTRNPTGDYLLIDCRFELPYDSEDVDLGGMQRKLEAYNHVLDQEMSSIRDGGKRRQQQFLIHSGLSEDSDYTSEVNYPLVQHHEANGSASQYLSVAHQYPSPQRSSEISRENSYETNDTSTDQRHWAYDYGGGYPATQEDGYDYNYDQSEEMYVQSDQWPRPTEEPLYYNSRPNKESKSTGQYKNSSNCYDSPDRRSTTASEIRTNFAKGCIQPTTTSPKPSLARQSTLYDEHETNNSAEATYSEDYANYQQPPQQQRQPYPIGNNDQSQEQYNYSTAAGYDDYSTYQQYDGGGTSEYDYNYDYNYGYSEGQQYNESVAAVIDDGKESHGYGYYDETGYYYDGQWYAYDGNYDANYDANYSTEDATSNWSQQNYDGQQEHYDYSNEYTAPVKKDYVPDLPTKTQPKPQPQKSSITAPAAAIMKTILEDAVPLKPLQMLGDIFSKRSTMMHHGDLSSSGGSVESEQPMTRRRESIASVTTPTGPELTTNFGGRTSESPLMMGELDRLQTDMLSSRGQEDQMIISDYRAGSGPSIEHPDHRRGSIQSRLSQMSQQSRRERAEHFRRRRSSSICSDRDREHASPYTSYEDERTPVNEINLSLDMNDMTPIATQVPFPPQQQYKGVSFDEDDMYLDERGDPGRQSTDQMDQLPPPTTPPQDSVISAPPVAVARACENLTPRQKWLWAFNKICAQLMASPRFRIFIISPWNCVRLDHFSCASPNSWRNAS, via the exons ATGTCTCTACTTAGCGTTACGG tgAAACGGGCCAAGTTCGCGGGACCAAGTG CCAACCAGCTCAACACGTACGTCACTCTCCAGTTGCAAAATGTCAAGTCCACCACGATCACCGTCAAGGGGGCCAATCCAGCTTGGGAACAAGACTTTCTATT CGAGACCAACTGCCTGGACACGGGCCTACTCATCGAAGTCTGGAACAAAGGCCTCATCTGGGACAAAGCCATGGGACACTACTGGCTGCCACTTCACCAAGTCCCCTACTCAAATGAA GAAGGAACCGGTCAGTGGATGTCGCTGGATGCAGAGCAGATCATGGAAAACGGAGTGGTGGTCGGAACCCGCAATCCCACTGGCGATTACCTTCTCATCGACTGCCGCTTCGAATTGCCTTACG actCGGAAGATGTGGACCTCGGCGGTATGCAGCGTAAGTTGGAGGCCTACAACCACGTGCTGGACCAAGAAATGTCCTCGATACGAGACGGTGGGAAGCGGCGCCAACAGCAATTCCTTATTCACT CTGGACTGTCGGAGGACAGCGATTATACAAGCGAAGTCAACTATCCGCTGGTCCAGCATCACGAGGCCAACGGGTCGGCTTCACAGTACCTGAGCGTTGCCCATCAATACCCATCGCCGCAGAGGTCATCGGAAATCAGTCGAGAAAATTCGTACGAAACGAACGATACGAGCACGGATCAGCGGCATTGGGCATACGATTATGGCGGCGGTTATCCAGCGACGCAA GAGGATGGGTATGATTATAATTATGATCAGTCTGAGGAGATGTATGTTCAATCGGACCAATGGCCACGACCTACGGAAGAGCCGTTGTATTACAATAGTCGTCCTAATAAAGAATCCAAATCCACCGG gcAGTACAAGAATTCTTCCAACTGTTACGATAG CCCAGACAGACGCTCTACAACAGCCAGTGAAATTCGAACCAATTTTGCCAAAGGTTGTATACAGCCAACCACAACTA GTCCAAAACCGAGCCTTGCCAGACAGTCGACTTTGTATGATGAACACGAGACTAATAATTCAGCTGAAGCTACGTACTCCGAAGACTATGCGAATTACCAGCAGCCTCCTCAGCAACAGCGCCAGCCCTATCCAATTGGCAATAACGATCAGTCACAAGAGCAGTACAACTACTCAACAGCTGCCGGTTACGATGACTATTCAACTTATCAGCAATACGACGGCGGTGGCACTTCAGAATACGACTACAATTACGATTACAATTATGGCTACAGCGAAGGCCAGCAATATAACGAGAGCGTGGCTGCTGTCATCGATGACGGCAAGGAGAGTCACGGTTATGGTTATTATGACGAAACGGGATATTACTATGACGGCCAGTGGTACGCGTACGATGGCAACTACGACGCCAATTATGATGCAAATTATTCAACGGAAGATGCCACGTCTAATTGGTCTCAGCAAAATTATGATGGCCAACAAGAACATTACGATTATTCCAATGAATATACAGCCCCCGTTAAAAAGGACTACGTCCCAGATTTACCGACAAAAACTCAACCAAAGCCTCAGCCACAAAAATCGTCAATCACAGCACCGGCCGCTGCTATTATGAAGACTATCCTAGAAGATGCTGTGCCACTCAAACCTTTGCAAATGCTAGGGGACATCTTCTCCAAGAGGAGTACGATGATGCATCACGGTGATCTGAGCAGCAGCGGTGGAAGCGTCGAAAGTGAACAACCAATGACTAGGAGACGAGAAAGCATAGCCAGTGTAACAACACCAACCGGCCCGGAATTGACAACAAATTTTGGCGGAAGAACTAGCGAATCGCCTCTGATGATGGGTGAACTTGATCGACTGCAAACAGATATGTTGAGTTCGAGAGGACAAGAGGATCAGATGATTATCAGTGATTATCGAGCTGGTAGTGGACCATCAATTGAACACCCCGATCACAGAAGAGGTTCCATCCAGTCTCGTTTGTCCCAAATGTCTCAACAATCGAGGCGAGAAAGAGCCGAACACTTCCGGCGACGTCGTTCTTCCAGTATCTGTAGTGATCGTGATCGTGAACACGCCAGTCCTTACACTTCCTACGAGGACGAACGGACGCCCGTCAATGAAATCAATCTCAGCCTGGACATGAACGATATGACGCCTATCGCCACCCAAGTTCCGTTTCCGCCTCAGCAGCAATACAAGGGCGTTTCATTTGACGAAGACGACATGTACCTGGATGAACGAGGCGATCCTGGAAGGCAATCAACCGACCAAATGGATCAATTGCCGCCACCGACGACTCCGCCGCAAGACTCGGTCATCTCGGCGCCACCCGTCGCTGTTGCCCGCGCCTGCGAAAATTTGACGCCCAGACAGAAATGGCTCTGGGCATTCAACAAGATCTGCGCTCAACTTATGGCAAGTCCACGATTTcgaatatttattatttctccGTGGAATTGCGTTCGACTTGATCATTTTAGCTGCGCGTCTCCCAATTCGTGGCGGAATGCCAGTTGA